Genomic DNA from Cloeon dipterum chromosome 3, ieCloDipt1.1, whole genome shotgun sequence:
AAAAGGTTCAACTGGATCAGCGTAATTGTGGCTCTTTTTACCCGGGAATCGCGAGATGCTATCAGCAGAGTAATTTGTTCTTAATAGCCAAACAGAAATGGATTTGATTTCGAATATCAGGGTAAAGCAGCTAATGTTGGAGGAGACATGAAAGGCGACGGCCTCCAGAATGGAGGCGCCTTGATTGTTGGTCCAGGCGGAAAGTTGCTCTTCAGCTTCAAGCAAGACGGTCCGGCCGAACAAGTGCcaaacagcaaaattttggAGGCATGGCATTGCAACATAGTTGATACTATTGTAATTATAACTGCGACTTTGCTTTCAGGTGCTTGGGATCAAGGTCCCTGAGGGCATGAATGTCGATCAAAAGAGCCAACCAGATGCACAGTGTGACTTGCCAAAGAAGGGTTAATAATACCCCTCATTCGTGACTTGATTTTGCAAGACTGAATGCAATACAGTTTATTTGGGAAGGTTATTTACTCTGTGCAACAGCTATTCcttcattttctaatttgttaTATAATTGTACTCTTATTATCAGTGTACAtcaatgttgattttttcacaattaataaaaatataaaatttgttggtATAGCCAAAtctatgtacatattttttattttaaaaacatggaTGCAGTAcaagtattttaataaattcagtcGTCCATACATTGGATATGGAGAGgcattatttgtgtttgtaaCTTGGTTAATGAAGGCTATAGACGAATTTAAAACCCATGATCTTACTAAAAATTAACGCCTATGTTGCTTCATAAAATCCTCAAAATGGAAACTAGCTATATAAACTCCCAAGTTTGTTGATTAATTCTagagaagaaaatcaaaatcattttttcctaACACAAAGAGTGAAGACCGTAATTTCCATCCAAAGCAATTTTCTCTGTGTATGCTTGGTATAAAAAAGACGCCAACggttttataataatatgaaccttgtatttataaatttattaataatttatttataatttttgcaacacgcAAATTTCGCTACAATCCGAATAGATACTGGTTATTATCCGATGGTTTCAAAGTGAACTGCGAATAATATCATACAAAAGCAGAGGcaatagcaaaaataataattgcatcaTACGTTAACTCTTTATCTGAACCGGCTGCACCCAATTACGTAATGTTCTGAGTAAATTAAACTCACCTTTGTAGATAACCTCAGTCAATTCAAACTTCAGCGGCTGTCTTCGTTATccagtttgtttgtttgtttacattcCCCATGCCGAGTACgccatttttcttatttaccGCCACCGCCTTTGAAAACTACCGGCTCTTCCTGGCTCTTCCTGCGCAGCCAATGCACCACCGGTTTCGTCACTACGGCAGCACCAACCAATCATTCTCGTTGCTCTCGACAGTCTCGCCCCGTTTTTGCCCCTTTCTCTGGTTTTCGTCCTGTCCTGTGTGGTGTGTGTGTCTTGTGATCGAAAGTAGTGTACGATCAGGCAAGATGAACGACTCGGTAACTGATTTTGGCGAACGTAAGGGCTTCTAGGACACGTTTTATAGAACATAGGAAAGCCTGAAGAGGCCGACAAAATTTGGGCGATTACTGTGCAACTAGACGCTGGCCTGCCGCGTAGAAATGTGATTTCAAAAGacatgaaattttgtaaaattgaatcTCAGTCAGGCTGGTTCCTCATCTGCTGCAACTGAAACGATAGCAAGGTCGCTTCATCCTTATTAAGACTCCggcacaaaataatgaatggtATTTACGGTTTACTTGTAATTGACGagatggaatttaatttttgtctttacattatgtatgtatgcgttattaatattccattcaatttaaatctcaaCCCCTCATGAAGTTCTTTGCGTatgatacatacatacatacaaatcattttattttccagcgtGGAAATATGTATCACAATACTTAATTCCCTTAATTCATACATGTAATATACGTAACTCACCTTCAACATTAATTTCTTGTCTCATACATATTACGTAGAGATCAAAaggaattcttaaaaattatgtattttaatttttcaccttaCTCTGACCcttattttgcaaaacatgtttttttaatttgaagttgCAACAATAATGtgtttgaacaatttaaaaatctttatgTTATGATAACAgtggattatttttctcattcaatATTTCCGTCGTTTTCGTTTTTGTGAAATAACAAGTAGTGTATGTATGTTAACAAATCTTGAAACTGTCCACTTCGTGGCACTGTTCAGTAAATTGTAGTTAATTACACAGATAGAGTTCCATTAAGACTCTATCaattaaagtaatttatttaatacataaGCATCTTTGTATTTAGCAAGATAACTAATTTTGTCTTCTCTATTTTCAGGTATTTTCCTCGCTGTGAGTGAGGATTTGTCTGTGGCATTTTCCAAGTAGTGCTAAACTGGAGGAATGCCTACAATTCCAGCCTCAAAATTGGGTCAAAACAATgtctcagccagccagtcaTCTTGTTGTATTCGCTTGCATGTATTTTACAAGGTAAATGATTGATGCAGAGCGTTGGTCACGCACGATTCTGCTGCTCCTTGGATCAATTAATGACACCACAGCAGCGACTTCCTGTGGCGGTGCACCTAATCTCATATTCATTGCCTCAACCACACGCCAAAGtcacatttttttcctcctcaAGGGCCCTCCTggaatatataataaattattatcatcgaTTCATAGCATTGGTCTTAAGCCACATGGCAGGGAGAGAAATAACTTtcaattaactaaaaaattaggtCCCAATGacgaaaacatttatttttttatatgaagATATTATATTTCCTTCAACCTCTTTGTTGCAGGTTGTTATTGCTTCAGTGATCATCTTAGTTATTCTACAATACTGCTTTAGTGCCATCACCGAAAGCCACAAATACGAGCCATGGTTTAGTATAAGCCACCCCCAATATCCACAAAATGCGCGTGGTAAACATATTGCCAGCTCGCCCACCGGCAGCCTTTTTGAAAGACATGAAAATGAATCACAAGCGTCAGCATCCACAAATGCCACAGACTCCGGTGGGAATCTTCCTAAATGTCCTCCTGTCCCACCACATTTGGGTTTGTGACTTAATATGGTAAAACTTCAATCTTAcgcactaaaaaatatttttagagggTCCCATAACAGTTCATAAAGAAGACGTGTCCACCGAAGTGTTGGAGCAAAAGCTCGGCCAGAGTCTTCAGCCAGGAGGATTTGGCAAGCCGGCAAATTGTCTGGCCAAGGAGAGTGTAGCCATTATTGTGCCCTATCGCGCTCGAGAGACACACTTGAGAGTGTTGCTCGCGAATTTGCACCCATTGCTGCGCAGACAACAGCTGCAGTACGCGATTTTTGTAGTAGAACAAGCTGGCAATGGGCCGTTTAATCGTGCCATGCTGATGAACGTTGGCTACAAGGAGGCGCTCAGACTGAATAACTTCACCTGCTTCATATTCCATGATGTCGATCTGCTACCAGAGGATGACAGAAACATTTACTCCTGTCCTGAACAACCTCGGCATATGAGTGTTGCGGTTGACGTATTTTCATACAAGTAAGTTATTTTCCTTAGTATCCTCACATGGGAATGCTTGTagtacagaaaattaaaaagctcatCACAgttataatagaaaaattcattgaccacggaaagaattttattaaaaattaaaacatttctccTGGAAAGGAAAGGGTTTGATAGAAACTGAAGTGATAACACACACTATatctattaatatttttatgatagtaaattgtttatcattttttgaaattttcctcagAGCATTTGATTTTCCATTTGGAACAACATAATAATCCATCATTTAATCTCCCcttatgcaaaaaatttataattttctgacCAAAACTAAAGGAAGttggaatcaaattttaacatgtTGTCTCGGGCTTTACACAAATTATAGCTTTTAAAGTActaaattataaacatttatttaaattattttgatctaTGTTCTTTAGAAAATCATAACTTACACgccaattattcaaaatactCAGTTTCTACTcaggtaattaataaattaaagaaactatTTGAGAATTTGTGATAACGCTTGTACAAATTACGAATggcaaaatgaatttcacaCTGGGGAATTACACTgtataatgataaaaaaattgtgtcaaaAAATGCCTAGTTTGATTCTTTTTAGGGACTCTGTAAAGCAATAGGTAATGCAATCAAACCTGGAGGTCATTATGGAATCGTGCCTTTTCCAGATTGCCGTACGCTGAGATATTTGGAGGCGTCAGCGCCATGAGAAAAGAGCAATTTGAACTTGTGAATGGTTTCTCCAATCTCTTTTGGGGTTGGGGTGGTGAAGATGATGATATGGCCAACCGCATCAAGTTCCACAAACTTCACATTTCAAGGTATCCAACCAACATAGCCCGTTACAAAATGCTAACTCACAAAAAGGAGAAGGCAAATCCAACCAGGTTAGTGTcgcaaatttcatttgatatcAACATTCAACTGCAAAACATTGTTTAGGTACAAGTTTCTGTACAGTGGAAAACGGCGGTTCAAGACAGACGGCCTGAACTCACTGAAGTATAGTCTCAAGAAGAGGGAGCTGAAGCCTTTGTACACATGGCTCTATGTAGACATCGGAAGCTCCAAAAGCAGCTGATGGCACGCCTGGGCTGATAAGATTTTGGGCCACCTGGTAAACTAAGGATCTGAATTTTGTATCTGGAAAGTGATTGTCTGATAAGATAAGGTATTATGGACAATATAGGACTTAACCTGTCACCCTGTAAGTTATAACAAGTGAGACAAAtctcaatataaaatttttgatcatCCCGTCAACCGCTTTTGTATTTAGAATCTTAGAGGCAGCAGTGTTAAAATATTAGTACAGGCCAATTCTTCCAAAGTTAACAGCGAATCTTTTTGTCCTGGTTTTGTGATCAGGCTTgtgatattaataatattttgtcatttggagggttaaattcagttttttgcTGATATCATGCGTATCAGCTGGATTTGTTTTAACTGAAATTCCTCCATGTGTCTCGTTTTAATGCATCCTTGAATTGTTCCATGCTCAAAATCGGTGATAGGCTGTGTATATTTAGATCTGGTTGACTTCATTTGTTTAATGACGCACTCCAATGTAGAATCATTACAGtgataaaatagttaaaattttgcctaGTTATTTTTGCCTCTTCCTGGAGTATCAAGACATTTGATTCCATTGCATTTGCCATTTAAATCTCactgataaaaatatcactaGCATTAgtttcaaaacatttgaaacataactaattatttttggctAAAACCAACAGTAAAATCGATAATATctcacaataattatcactccCTTGTCAgtttatctcaattaaaagaaatgaatGGTCTGCGTTGCATTGAGAATCATCCCTTAGTTTAGTACGAGTAtcttttaattgagataactaattatattagatttttaaatgatcCGACCCACTGCAAATGTATCAGAAACTGAAATTGTCTGAAAAAATCCATGAGAAAGTGCGTTAGAATGATTTCATCAATATTGTAGTAAATGTTGCACATCTCTAGTCACTTAATGATTGGATGGCAATGTACATTGGAGATGTtggtacattcatacttttaaataaatttgcccaCCAGCCAAACGGCAAAATGGCCCCAACCTGTCATTccaaagagttaaaaataaagtttgttaattaatgaatacgcgaaataatatcaaagatttttatttcttttaagtaaaaaattaggaatatATTCTACATTgtgacataaaatataatacgGTATTAAGTATACTGGATTGGATTCGAAAATTCTGATAGCAGATCTGCAGTTGACAGTATGCTGATCACGTTTTCTTCCCAATTTGCACGGCTTGTGGCGTTTCTTGGACTTGGGTGTGGTATTTCCAAAACCTAATCGAAAcacaaaaccatttttagtcatgagccaattttttttagcaaactTGCCTTTTGGGATTTATCGAAAGTCTTAATCACACTCCTGGCTCTCTTTTCGGCAAACCGTCCCACACTGATAATATATTTGCAACCCAGAACATCCAGTGAATAACTCAAGGCTATTGAACATAAGTTGAATAGTTGTTCTTTACTGCTTCCAGCCTAacaagttccatggaattagAAAACAACTCTTGACCATTTTAGATCTCACTTTAACTTCATCTGGTGTTAAGTTGCGTCCAGAGGTTCCCATGAAAATCAGCGGGCAAAAATTGTGAACACAAAGATTTAGCAAAGCCTGCTGCGCTGGGCAGTCAtttgtcagtttttttataactCCCCATAATCTGGAAAAATCAGAAtattaattgtgattttttaaggCAAATTAGCAATACTTTGCCCCGCTAACTTCCTTCCTGTGGCATTTGAGGCCTGTTACTTTTTTCGCTGGATGCTGTGGACTGGGCTGGCCAATAAAGCCACCTAACTCTTCCAATCCAAGATAATATTTAACTGTGTCTATGTCCCCAAATGGAACCTGGTGTAAATATGTAAGATTCATTTGAGTAAATGATATAATTGACCGCTGAAAGATTTACCCCAGTTTGACCCATTCCCCAGGGACCAGGGTTCATTCCTAAAATAAGTATTCGCTTTGTTGCTATACAAAATCGttgcaagaaataaaagtaaagTCCGCCAGCATATTCCATGGGGTTATACGTCATAAAAACTGGATCAGAAAAATGCACAGGCTTTAGTTGTTGACTTAGCCAGACTTGTATATTAAAGAATTGTGTTGCGGTATCGCTATTTGGCACCATGGAAAGAGGATGAGGATATGATGTGCTGCTAGTGGGAACGTTTCCTTGTTCATCGTCATCACATTGAGCCATTTTTCTCtgctagaaaaaaatcagtaaagtttcatgttttacaataattttttagatacaattaaaataaaaaaaatgggaaaatataaaagcttataatcccaaataaattttgatacgCAGAACGCAGAGGTGTCAGAGAGGTGACTTAGACaccaacattaaatttaaacttttgacTCAAGCGTTGCAGTAAGTTAAGTAACTCATCATCACCAAAAAGGAGGTCTGAATCGATATTCTGAATATTGGCTCTGGTTGGCATcacaattttataatattatttataactaGATAGCTACATCTACTATGGTTGGCACCCTTGAAGAAAATTAGGTTCTGGTTTGTAAATTATGCGCACGCGCAAGTATGGCGCTCAGCTTATGTTGTGTCTGATGTGATCAGGAGTAGGAAGTCGAGAGTCGAGATCATTCAGGAATCGTTTGGCTTGATGATCGCTGATCAATGTTTGTGTACAGTACATTCACATTCTTGATTTGCGACTTTGCGTTGCTTGATTTTGAGGACAGCACCTATTAGTGCTTTTCTTTACAACGCAAGGCTAAAGGAATAGGAAAAATAAGCAAAGCATTACAAAAACCCTGCAGGTATAtatgtaattatatttatgtaatATATAATGCTGATGCatgaatttgtaattttggttCTTAATTTTACTCACTCGACTTTATAATGTAATGTACCTATAACCAGAATTATCCTCGCTCAATTTTGTCTCGACAACGTTCAATGCAATCAGAATTTAGACTTCTAACAATAATACGTAGGcaatagaaaaattagaaaaacattgctaaatatttagatttttaattaccattttgGCAAATGTGAGcagtatttaaataatcattgcTCATAGGGATATGTACATACATCATACACATAACATAGAAGACTTAAGGATTTAATATATACATAGAtacataattttgatttttcagtttattcTCCTATCAACAAAATGGACgagattcaaaaattaaaacaactgtCGCTGATTTCTAAAGTTTGCACTGAATTGGAAAACCATTTGGGGATAGCCGATAAAGACTTAGGTTTGTATGGTCACAATATTATCACACTCCACAGTCTGCATGAACTTATTGTcttggagaaaaaaatatttataaaataattttccttcagCTGAGTTCATTATTGCCCTTGCCAAAACGAACACAACGTTCCAGAACTTTAAAAAGGCACTAACAGAGAATGGCGCAGACTTCTCAGTGAGTActcaagatttttaaaacttgtgGATTTCattcaacttaatttttataattataggATTCTCTTATTGGCAATCTGCTGCGTATAATCCAGCACATGGCGAAATTTTCCAATGCCAAAGAAGTGGAAGAAAAGAAAGTAGACAAAGACCTTCTTTCAACCAACTTTCCTGGCCTTGCGATTGCCAATGACCCTAACTACTACAGCAAAAGTAAAGAAGATTCTCCTAAAAATGACGCTGAAGTGTCAGATGCCATGGCTGCACTAACTGCTCTTGCTCCAACCAGCAACAAAAAGTATGCTTTTTCTCACCATCGCACATTGCGATGTTtcattttgtttggttttagaATTAAAGAAGAGGTCCTGTCTGAtgatgaaaatacaaaaattgaaagaaaaagcagaaaaagaaGCAGAAGCCGCGATAGAGATCGCAATCGCAGCAGAAGCAGAAGTCGCGAAAGAGACAGAAATCGAAGCAGAGACAGGAAGAGAAGAAGGAGCCAAGACCAATCAAAGAGGAGAAAGAGCAGAAGCCGGGATCGCTTAAGAAACAGAAGCAGAGACAGAAAGCGAAGAAGCAGAAGTGACGAACGAAGGAAAGATAGAAGAAGTCCAGCAAGGGATGATTCTAGAAGGAACAGAAGTAGGTCGAGGGAAAAGGAGCTTCCCGACGTGCCTTGTCCTGGACAGGTGAGGATTCAGTTTATTCTTTTGTTGATTTCTTAAACAATCTGTTTGATTGTAGATCTACAAAGGAAAAGTAACCAATGTAGTTGCATTTGGTTGTTTTGTTCAAATGGAAGGAATGCGAAAAAGATGGGAAGGTCTAGTTCACATTTCACAACTAAGGAAAGAAGGGCGAGTTTCAGAAGCATCAGAGGTTGTACAAAGGGGACAAAAAGTCAAGGTGAGAAcactcaatttcaattttaagtttttttataattgaggTTATTTGTCTAACTGAATCACAGGTGAAAGTCTTGACCTTCACTGGCCAAAAGGTTTCATTGTCGATGAAAGAAGTTGATCAAGACACTGGAGAAGATCTCAATCCATCCATAGTTTGGAAACCTGGAAAAGAAGGGTTAGTGAATTCGtacaaagcaattttttacttacatgacattgaaatattttctagacAACTTAATACAGGTGTTAAACACACCTGTCCTTTATATACTTTGTCAAattgctgaaataaataatttgaatttcagggAAGAGCTGATGGATCGAAATCCTGATTTGCCGGTGTCATCACTAGTTGATCAGTCAATGGCAAAACCAAATGAGACAGGACGGGCTAGGAAGGTGCAGAGAATGACCTCTCCTGAGCGCTGGGAAATCAAGCAGATGCTCTCTGCTAATTGTATCGACAAGTCCGAACTGCCCGACTTTGACGAAGAGACGGGA
This window encodes:
- the LOC135941565 gene encoding beta-1,4-N-acetylgalactosaminyltransferase bre-4-like, producing MPTIPASKLGQNNVSASQSSCCIRLHVFYKVVIASVIILVILQYCFSAITESHKYEPWFSISHPQYPQNARGKHIASSPTGSLFERHENESQASASTNATDSGGNLPKCPPVPPHLEGPITVHKEDVSTEVLEQKLGQSLQPGGFGKPANCLAKESVAIIVPYRARETHLRVLLANLHPLLRRQQLQYAIFVVEQAGNGPFNRAMLMNVGYKEALRLNNFTCFIFHDVDLLPEDDRNIYSCPEQPRHMSVAVDVFSYKLPYAEIFGGVSAMRKEQFELVNGFSNLFWGWGGEDDDMANRIKFHKLHISRYPTNIARYKMLTHKKEKANPTRYKFLYSGKRRFKTDGLNSLKYSLKKRELKPLYTWLYVDIGSSKSS
- the Smug gene encoding single-strand selective monofunctional uracil DNA glycosylase, yielding MAQCDDDEQGNVPTSSTSYPHPLSMVPNSDTATQFFNIQVWLSQQLKPVHFSDPVFMTYNPMEYAGGLYFYFLQRFCIATKRILILGMNPGPWGMGQTGVPFGDIDTVKYYLGLEELGGFIGQPSPQHPAKKVTGLKCHRKEVSGAKLWGVIKKLTNDCPAQQALLNLCVHNFCPLIFMGTSGRNLTPDEVKAGSSKEQLFNLCSIALSYSLDVLGCKYIISVGRFAEKRARSVIKTFDKSQKVLEIPHPSPRNATSRANWEENVISILSTADLLSEFSNPIQYT